Part of the Desulfurellaceae bacterium genome, CGGCTCCAAGGGGGCGGTCATTGCCATGACCCGCATCGGCGCCTCGCAGCTGGCCAAGCACAACATCAACGTCAACGCCATCTGCCCCGGCGCGACCCGCACCAGCCTGTACGACCGGGTGATGGAGCAGCTCACCGAGCGTGAGGGCATCAGCGAGGACGAGGCGATTGCCCGCATGGACGCCTCCATTCCACTCAAGCGCTCCAACACCCCGGACGACATTGCCAATATGGCCGCCTTCCTGGCCTCGGACGAAGCCCGGAATATCACCGGCCAGTCCTTCAATGTCGATGGCGGCCTGATGTGGGACTGACACATTGAGTGGGAGGGAAATACATGGCCCAAGGAATGGATCACCTGCTGTCTGATTTACGCGTTCTCGATCTGACCCGTGCCCTGGCCGGTCCGAGCTGTACCCGGATGATGGTCGAAATGGGGGCCGAGGTCATCAAGGTCGAACCCGCCCCGGGCGGGGATATGGTCCGCGGCATTTCGGTCTTCCGCAATGACCGCAGCCTGTACTACGTGCAGCAGAACCGGGGTAAGAAGAGCCTGTGCGTCAATCTGCGCGATCCCCAGGGCTTGGCCCTGGTGACCGAACTCATCCCGCAGGTCGATGTGGTGGTCGAGAATTTCAAGCCCGGGGTGATCGCCAATATGGGGTTGGGCTATGAGCGGCTCAAGGAGCTGAAATCCGATATCATCCTGT contains:
- a CDS encoding SDR family oxidoreductase, which translates into the protein GSKGAVIAMTRIGASQLAKHNINVNAICPGATRTSLYDRVMEQLTEREGISEDEAIARMDASIPLKRSNTPDDIANMAAFLASDEARNITGQSFNVDGGLMWD